Proteins encoded within one genomic window of Microcebus murinus isolate Inina chromosome 8, M.murinus_Inina_mat1.0, whole genome shotgun sequence:
- the LOC105857653 gene encoding C-X-C chemokine receptor type 2-like, which yields MEDVNWEDFSIEDFFDGDFSNYSYGTDLPHILPDSAPCRPESLEISKCILVVIYALVFLLSLLGNSLVMLVILYSRVGRSVTDVYVLNLAMADLLFALTLPIWAASKVNGWIFGTALCKLVSLLKEVNFYSGILLLACISVDRYLAIVHATRALTQKRHLVKFVCLGIWALSLCLSLPIVIFRRAIYPPSSSPVCYEDMGNSTAKWRMVLRILPQTFGFVLPLLVMLFCYGFTLRTLLKAHMGQKHRAMRVIFAVVLVFLLCWLPYHLVLLTDTLMRTHVIADTCKRRNAIDQALEATIILGFLHSCLNPIIYTFIGQKFRHGLLKILATRGLVSKELLPKDSRPSFASSASGNTSTPL from the coding sequence ATGGAAGATGTTAACTGGGAGGACTTCAGCATTGAAGATTTCTTCGATGGAGACTTTAGTAATTACAGTTACGGCACTGACCTGCCCCATATTCTACCAGATTCTGCCCCATGCCGGCCAGAATCCCTGGAAATCAGCAAGTGTATCCTGGTCGTCATCTATGCCCTGGTGTTcctgctgagcctgctgggaAACTCCCTGGTGATGCTGGTCATCTTGTACAGCCGCGTCGGCCGCTCTGTCACCGACGTCTACGTGCTGAACCTGGCCATGGCCGACCTGCTCTTCGCCCTGACCTTGCCCATCTGGGCCGCCTCCAAGGTGAACGGCTGGATTTTTGGCACAGCCCTGTGCAAGCTGGTGTCGCTCCTGAAGGAAGTCAACTTCTACAGTGGAATCCTCCTGCTGGCCTGCATCAGCGTGGACCGCTACCTGGCCATTGTCCACGCCACACGTGCTCTCACCCAGAAGCGCCACCTGGTCAAGTTTGTATGTTTGGGCATATGGGCCCTGTCCCTGTGCCTGTCTCTCCCCATCGTAATTTTCCGTAGGGCCATCTACCCGCCCTCCTCTAGCCCAGTCTGCTATGAGGACATGGGCAACAGCACAGCAAAGTGGCGGATGGTGCTGCGGATCCTGCCCCAGACCTTCGGCTTTGTCCTGCCCCTGCTGGTCATGCTGTTCTGCTACGGATTCACGCTGCGCACGCTGCTTAAGGCCCACATGGGGCAGAAGCACCGGGCCATGCGGGTCATCTTTGCTGTGGTCCTCGTCTTCCTGCTCTGCTGGTTGCCCTACCACCTGGTCCTGCTCACAGACACCCTCATGAGGACACATGTCATTGCAGACACCTGTAAACGCCGCAATGCCATTGACCAGGCCCTGGAAGCCACCATCATTCTGGGCTTCCTCCACAGCTGCCTCAACCCCATCATCTACACCTTCATTGGCCAAAAGTTTCGCCATGGACTCCTCAAGATCCTGGCCACCCGTGGCCTGGTCAGCAAGGAGCTCTTGCCCAAGGACAGCAGGCCTTCCTTTGCTAGCTCTGCTTCAGGGAACACGTCCACTCCCCTCTGA
- the LOC105857650 gene encoding C-X-C chemokine receptor type 2-like, whose product MAQPSWVGPGGLSSQALSFLIFHRAMYPPSSGPVCYEDMGNSTAKWRMVLQILPQTFGFVLPLLVMLFCYGFTLRTLLKAHMGQKHRAMRVIFAVVLVFLLCWLPYHLVLLTDTLMRTHVIADTCKCHNDVDWALEVTIILGFFHSCLNPLIYAFIGQKFRNGLLKILATRGLVSKELLPKDSRPSFAGSASGNTSTPL is encoded by the coding sequence ATGGCTCAGCCATCCTGGGTGGGCCCAGGTGGGCtgagttcacaggctttgtctttccTAATTTTCCATAGGGCCATGTACCCGCCCTCCTCCGGCCCAGTCTGCTATGAGGACATGGGCAACAGCACAGCAAAGTGGCGGATGGTGCTACAGATCCTGCCCCAGACCTTCGGCTTTGTCCTGCCCCTGCTGGTCATGCTGTTCTGCTACGGATTCACCCTGCGCACGCTGCTTAAGGCCCACATGGGGCAGAAGCACCGGGCCATGCGGGTCATCTTTGCTGTGGTCCTCGTCTTCCTGCTCTGCTGGCTGCCCTACCACCTGGTCCTGCTCACAGACACCCTCATGAGAACCCATGTCATTGCAGACACCTGTAAGTGTCACAATGACGTTGACTGGGCCCTGGAAGTCACCATCATTCTGGGCTTCTTCCACAGCTGCCTCAACCCTCTCATCTATGCCTTCATTGGCCAAAAGTTTCGCAATGGACTCCTCAAGATCCTGGCCACCCGTGGCCTGGTCAGCAAGGAGCTCTTGCCCAAGGACAGCAGGCCTTCCTTTGCTGGCTCTGCTTCAGGGAACACGTCCACTCCCCTCTGA
- the LOC105857711 gene encoding C-X-C chemokine receptor type 2-like, producing the protein MEDVNWEDFNLEDLLDGDFSNYTYSTDLHPILPDSVPCRPESLEINKYAVVIISALVFLLSLLGNSLVMLVILCSCIGRSITDVYLLNLAMADLLFALTLPIWAASKVNGWIFGTALCKLVSLLKEVNFYSGILLLACISVDRYLAIVHATRALTQKRHLVKFICLGTWALSLCLSLPVIIFRKAIYQPSSGPVCYEDMGNSTAKWRMVLRILPQTFGFVLPLLVMLFCYGFTLRTLLKAHMGQKHRAMRVIFAVVLVFLLCWLPYHLVLLTDTLRRTQVISETCERSNDIDRALDATEILGFFHSCLNPFIYAFIGQKFRHGLLKILATRGLISKQFLPKDSRPFFAGSSSGNRSTPL; encoded by the coding sequence ATGGAAGATGTTAACTGGGAGGACTTCAACCTTGAAGATTTATTGGATGGAGATTTCAGTAATTACACTTACAGCACTGATCTGCACCCTATTCTACCAGATTCTGTCCCATGCCGGCCAGAATCCCTGGAAATCAACAAGTATGCTGTGGTCATCATCTCTGCCCTGGTGTTcctgctgagcctgctgggaAACTCCCTGGTGATGCTGGTCATCTTGTGCAGCTGCATCGGCCGCTCTATCACCGACGTCTACCTGCTGAACCTGGCCATGGCCGACCTGCTCTTCGCCCTGACCTTGCCCATCTGGGCCGCCTCCAAGGTGAACGGCTGGATTTTTGGCACAGCCCTGTGCAAGCTGGTGTCGCTCCTGAAGGAAGTCAACTTCTACAGTGGAATCCTCCTGCTGGCCTGCATCAGCGTGGACCGCTACCTGGCCATTGTCCACGCCACACGTGCTCTCACCCAGAAGCGCCACCTGGTCAAGTTCATATGTCTGGGCACATGGGCCCTGTCCCTGTGCCTGTCTCTCCCGGTCATAATTTTCCGTAAGGCCATCTACCAGCCCTCCTCCGGCCCAGTCTGCTATGAGGACATGGGCAACAGCACAGCAAAGTGGCGGATGGTGCTGCGGATCCTGCCCCAGACCTTCGGCTTTGTCCTGCCCCTGCTGGTCATGCTGTTCTGCTACGGATTCACGCTGCGCACGCTGCTTAAGGCCCACATGGGGCAGAAGCACCGGGCCATGCGGGTCATCTTTGCTGTGGTCCTCGTCTTCCTGCTCTGCTGGCTGCCCTACCACCTGGTCCTGCTCACAGACACCCTCAGGAGGACACAGGTGATCTCGGAGACCTGTGAGCGCAGCAATGACATTGACCGGGCCCTGGATGCCACCGAGATTCTGGGTTTCTTCCACAGCTGCCTCAATCCTTTCATCTACGCCTTCATTGGCCAAAAGTTTCGCCATGGACTCCTCAAGATCCTGGCCACCCGTGGCCTGATCAGCAAGCAGTTCTTGCCCAAGGACAGCAGGCCTTTCTTTGCTGGCTCTTCCTCAGGGAACAGGTCCACTCCCCTCTGA